The Paraflavitalea devenefica DNA segment GGCGCCTTTACAGGCAGCGGGAATTGCAGCAGCAATTACTGCGACGGAGAAAAAGAGGTTCTTTTTCATAGCCGATAAGAATGGTTTAATGGTTATTACAGGCGAGTGGTGAGTGCTGGCAGCAAATGTTTACCACTCGCCGCTTGCTGCCAGCTTTCCCTATTTACTTCCAGTCGAACAAAATACCAAAGCGTACGGTATTGGTCAGGGGATTTCTGTTGATCTTATCACCTGTAGGCACCAGGTACGAAAAGTTCACAGTGGCAAAGCTAAAACGGATGCCTGCGCCTGCTGTAATGTTCTGCCAGTTGCCCGATTCATAGGTCTTACTGTTGTACCCCAATCTCAGGTGTAACATATCGTTATAGGTATACTCCATGCCAAACCCGAACTGCCATGCTTTGTTGCCAAAAGAATCGAACCAGCTTCCTACTACTCCCTGATCATGGTATTCCTTCATGCCCTCTTCATTATCCGGCAATTCCGGTACCAATAATTTATTAATGTCTGCTGCGAACGTCATCTTATTGTTATCATCCCACGCCTCCGTATAAGCGGCGCCGATACCGAGATTGGCAGGGAGAAAATCCTTTTCATCTGAATTGTCGGTATAACCTATTTTACCACCCAGGTTAGATAAAGAGAGGCCGGCTGTCCATCCTGCACTTTTATCATTCAGTCCATTATAAAATATGGACAGATCGCCTGCCACAGTATTGCCGGCCTTGTAACTAACGCCATTCATATTGCCGGTAGATAAATTCGAGTGTATATACCTTAATGCGGCTGCAATGCCAAACTTATCGGACAGCTTACGGGAATAACCCACATCAATCGCCATTTCCCGTGGATTGCTGGTTTGCAGTTTATTTCCGTTATAGTCTACCAGCGCCAGGTCGCCCATGCTGAAGTA contains these protein-coding regions:
- the porV gene encoding type IX secretion system outer membrane channel protein PorV, coding for MQQLYRLRPVIFVLLMIIITGRLQAQEGNNSNTINITTTAVPFLRISPDARSGGMGDVGIALSPDANSGFYNLAKIPFATGKAGIGATYTPWLKEIADDVYLATLAGYYKLDENQALSASLRYFSMGDLALVDYNGNKLQTSNPREMAIDVGYSRKLSDKFGIAAALRYIHSNLSTGNMNGVSYKAGNTVAGDLSIFYNGLNDKSAGWTAGLSLSNLGGKIGYTDNSDEKDFLPANLGIGAAYTEAWDDNNKMTFAADINKLLVPELPDNEEGMKEYHDQGVVGSWFDSFGNKAWQFGFGMEYTYNDMLHLRLGYNSKTYESGNWQNITAGAGIRFSFATVNFSYLVPTGDKINRNPLTNTVRFGILFDWK